In Rhodobacter sp. 24-YEA-8, the following are encoded in one genomic region:
- the istA gene encoding IS21 family transposase, producing the protein MGLLNVIRRLALREKLPIREIARRTGLSRNTIKKYLKSGAIEPKFSVPERPSKLDPFADKLSAWLKTDSTKSRKQRRPLTRLHTDLVALGFTGSYNRVAAFAREWRTARQTADRGTFVPLAFRPGEAFQFDWSEDFAVLGGERTKLQVAHTKLSHSRAFVVRAYLLQTHEMLFDAHWHAFRVFGGVPERGIYDNMKTAVGQIGRGKERQVNLRFLAMANHYVFEPDFCNPAAGWEKGQVEKNVQDARPRFWQPIPNFPDLAALNAWLEQRCVEQWREIPHGHLVGSVADVWSDEQHALMPVPAPFDGFVEQSNRVSPTCLINFERNRYSVPASFANRRVSLRVYPERLVVVAEGQILCEHVRRIDRSHHLPPRTIYDWRHYLTVIQRKPGALRNGAPFVELPPAFRQLQEQMLKRPGGDREMVDILALVLHHDEQVVLTAVELALSEGIATKTHVLNTLHRLIDGKAINGPTVDAPQALLLRHEPKADVGRYDNLRARSTGGRHAS; encoded by the coding sequence ATGGGACTTTTGAACGTCATTCGTCGTCTTGCGCTGCGAGAGAAGCTGCCGATCCGTGAGATCGCGCGGCGGACTGGGCTCTCTCGGAACACGATCAAGAAGTATCTGAAGTCGGGCGCGATCGAGCCGAAGTTCTCGGTGCCAGAGCGACCGAGCAAGCTCGATCCATTCGCGGACAAGCTGTCGGCCTGGCTGAAGACCGACAGCACGAAGTCGCGCAAGCAGCGCCGGCCGCTGACGCGATTGCATACCGATCTTGTCGCACTGGGGTTTACAGGCTCCTACAACCGGGTCGCGGCCTTCGCGCGGGAATGGCGCACGGCGCGGCAAACGGCTGATCGGGGCACCTTCGTGCCTCTGGCCTTCCGCCCCGGCGAGGCCTTCCAGTTCGATTGGAGCGAAGACTTTGCCGTGCTTGGCGGTGAGCGGACCAAGCTGCAGGTGGCGCATACGAAGCTGTCGCACAGCCGCGCTTTCGTGGTGCGCGCGTATCTGCTCCAGACCCATGAGATGCTGTTCGACGCCCACTGGCATGCCTTCCGCGTCTTTGGCGGCGTGCCTGAGCGGGGGATCTACGACAACATGAAGACTGCGGTCGGTCAGATTGGCCGTGGCAAGGAACGGCAGGTCAATCTGCGCTTCCTCGCCATGGCCAACCACTACGTCTTCGAACCTGACTTCTGCAATCCGGCTGCGGGTTGGGAGAAGGGTCAGGTCGAGAAGAACGTGCAGGATGCCCGGCCACGGTTCTGGCAACCGATACCGAACTTCCCCGATCTGGCCGCCCTCAACGCCTGGCTGGAGCAGCGATGTGTCGAGCAATGGCGCGAGATCCCGCACGGCCATCTGGTCGGCAGCGTCGCCGATGTCTGGAGCGACGAGCAGCACGCGCTGATGCCCGTGCCGGCTCCCTTCGATGGCTTCGTCGAACAGAGCAATAGGGTCTCCCCGACCTGCCTGATCAACTTCGAGCGCAACCGCTACAGCGTCCCTGCATCTTTTGCGAACCGTCGGGTGAGCCTGCGCGTCTATCCGGAGCGGCTCGTGGTCGTCGCCGAGGGGCAGATCCTGTGCGAACATGTGCGGCGGATTGATCGGTCCCATCATCTGCCGCCGCGCACGATCTATGACTGGCGCCACTACCTGACGGTGATCCAGCGCAAACCCGGGGCGCTGCGCAACGGCGCACCATTCGTCGAGCTGCCGCCCGCCTTCCGGCAGTTGCAGGAGCAGATGCTGAAGCGCCCCGGCGGGGACCGGGAGATGGTCGATATCCTCGCCCTCGTCCTGCATCACGATGAGCAGGTGGTGCTGACCGCAGTCGAGCTTGCTTTGTCGGAGGGCATCGCCACCAAGACCCATGTTCTCAACACCCTGCACCGGCTGATCGATGGCAAGGCGATCAACGGCCCGACCGTCGACGCCCCGCAGGCGCTGCTCCTGCGCCACGAACCCAAGGCCGATGTCGGACGCTATGACAATCTGCGCGCCCGCAGCACCGGAGGCCGCCATGCGTCATGA
- the rlmB gene encoding 23S rRNA (guanosine(2251)-2'-O)-methyltransferase RlmB encodes MKKPAWVVDKERAKRAEAKETVWLFGLHAVRDALLNPKREKLRLVVTKNAFDKLEDAILASRLEPELVDARSFDVPIDPGSVHQGAAMEVKPLNWGSLEEVAVSGEGAPLVVLLDRVTDPHNAGAVLRSAEVFGARAVIAPRHHSAPETGALAKTASGSLERQPYLRVTNLADAMNELRDMGFLLIGLAGEADLTLSDALSQAGTRPVGLVMGAEGPGLREKTRETCDLIARIPAAGGFGSLNVSNAAAVALYAASIR; translated from the coding sequence ATGAAAAAACCAGCCTGGGTGGTCGATAAGGAACGTGCAAAGCGGGCAGAGGCGAAAGAGACCGTCTGGCTCTTCGGTCTGCATGCCGTGCGTGACGCGCTGTTGAACCCGAAACGTGAGAAACTGCGCCTCGTGGTGACCAAGAACGCATTCGACAAGCTGGAAGATGCGATCCTCGCCTCGAGGCTTGAGCCGGAACTGGTTGACGCGCGGTCTTTTGATGTGCCGATTGATCCGGGTTCTGTGCATCAGGGCGCCGCGATGGAGGTGAAGCCACTCAACTGGGGCAGCCTTGAGGAGGTCGCGGTCTCGGGCGAGGGCGCGCCGCTCGTGGTGCTGCTGGACCGGGTGACCGATCCGCATAATGCCGGTGCGGTGCTGCGTTCGGCCGAGGTGTTCGGAGCGCGTGCCGTGATCGCGCCGCGCCATCATTCGGCGCCGGAGACCGGGGCGCTGGCGAAAACCGCCTCTGGCTCGCTGGAGCGGCAGCCCTATCTCAGAGTCACCAATCTTGCCGATGCGATGAATGAACTGCGCGATATGGGCTTTTTGCTGATTGGCCTTGCCGGCGAGGCCGATCTGACGCTGTCGGATGCGCTGAGCCAGGCCGGAACGCGGCCGGTCGGGCTGGTGATGGGCGCTGAAGGCCCCGGCCTGCGTGAAAAAACCCGCGAAACCTGTGATCTGATTGCACGTATTCCGGCGGCGGGCGGCTTTGGCAGTCTCAATGTCTCGAATGCGGCGGCGGTGGCGCTTTACGCGGCCTCGATCCGTTAA
- a CDS encoding DUF6538 domain-containing protein, which translates to MKMIPLMFRAGSFVMVRKVPKRYAAVEPRKQIWLSLGTDVHVEAVTKATAAWDALIASWELRLAGESDEAMKRYDAVREIAARKNITYIPQSEC; encoded by the coding sequence ATGAAGATGATTCCCCTGATGTTCCGCGCCGGCAGCTTCGTCATGGTGCGCAAGGTTCCAAAACGCTACGCAGCCGTCGAGCCGCGTAAACAAATTTGGCTGTCCTTGGGCACAGATGTTCACGTCGAAGCGGTCACTAAGGCGACAGCCGCCTGGGATGCCCTAATCGCATCATGGGAACTCAGGCTGGCAGGTGAGTCAGATGAGGCAATGAAGCGTTACGATGCGGTACGCGAGATCGCAGCACGCAAGAACATCACATACATTCCCCAATCCGAATGTTGA